The following proteins are encoded in a genomic region of Streptomyces lunaelactis:
- a CDS encoding glycosyltransferase 87 family protein has product MTGDGMTGNSVTGNGFTWPTSTRGRLLLVLGLAAAVGLFLATVPLHRDWFDLGVYYGTVDHWTDSGRIYDYLVPGTHYGFTYPPFAALCMLPMTLVDWPSAVAISLLLNASAGAAILYCSAGAAIRRQGWSTWFAFAVAGCLFALLEPVRDTISFGQVNLLLLALVLIDAWLLSAGRERFPRLARFAGIGIGIAAAIKLTPAVFIGYLLVTRRWRAAATATGVATSATLLALWVAPDASRVYWTEAMWNTDRVGSLAYVSNQSWQGVLARLSEPDAPSRTVWALGVIVLLCLWAWRVRRAAAAGDEQTGFALTGLLACLISPVTWVHHLVWLLPALAVLIDTGLLAAKGGQRRRRLLRWAVAVYVALCSSVVWLWSWDATGVDGFLGSNTYVWITLGLLLALPVRETVGVAEVVKMPGVAKVPGAAEVPARRPPPEGSATMDACAHATEYPWESRQPPRSASPTPPASRPAPSGSDG; this is encoded by the coding sequence GCCGTCGGGCTCTTCCTCGCGACGGTCCCCCTGCACCGGGACTGGTTCGACCTCGGCGTCTACTACGGAACCGTCGACCACTGGACGGACAGCGGCCGCATCTACGACTACCTGGTGCCGGGGACGCACTACGGCTTCACCTATCCGCCGTTCGCCGCGCTGTGCATGCTGCCGATGACGCTGGTCGACTGGCCGAGCGCCGTCGCGATCAGCCTGCTGCTCAACGCCTCCGCGGGGGCCGCGATCCTGTACTGCTCGGCCGGTGCCGCCATCCGCAGGCAGGGCTGGAGCACGTGGTTCGCCTTCGCCGTAGCGGGCTGCCTGTTCGCGCTGCTCGAGCCGGTCCGCGACACCATCAGCTTCGGGCAGGTCAATCTGCTGCTGCTGGCGCTCGTACTCATCGACGCGTGGCTCCTGTCGGCCGGCCGCGAGCGGTTCCCCCGCCTTGCCCGGTTCGCGGGCATCGGCATCGGCATCGCCGCCGCGATCAAGCTCACGCCGGCCGTCTTCATCGGCTATCTGCTGGTCACCCGGCGCTGGCGTGCCGCCGCCACGGCGACCGGTGTCGCGACCTCGGCCACCCTGCTCGCGCTGTGGGTGGCCCCCGACGCGTCCCGGGTCTACTGGACCGAGGCGATGTGGAACACGGACCGCGTCGGCTCGCTCGCCTATGTCTCCAACCAGTCCTGGCAGGGAGTCCTGGCCCGCCTCTCGGAACCCGACGCCCCCAGCCGTACGGTGTGGGCGCTCGGCGTGATCGTGCTCCTGTGCCTCTGGGCCTGGCGAGTGCGGCGGGCCGCCGCCGCGGGCGACGAGCAGACAGGCTTCGCGCTGACGGGACTGCTCGCCTGCCTGATCAGCCCGGTCACCTGGGTGCACCACCTGGTCTGGCTGCTCCCGGCCCTCGCTGTGCTCATTGACACCGGACTGCTCGCCGCGAAGGGCGGACAGCGGCGGCGCCGGCTGCTGCGGTGGGCCGTCGCCGTCTATGTGGCGCTGTGCAGCAGCGTCGTATGGCTGTGGAGCTGGGACGCGACGGGGGTCGACGGCTTCCTCGGCAGCAATACGTACGTCTGGATCACGCTGGGGCTGCTGCTGGCCCTGCCCGTACGGGAGACCGTGGGGGTGGCGGAGGTGGTCAAGATGCCTGGGGTGGCGAAGGTGCCTGGGGCGGCCGAGGTGCCCGCCCGGCGTCCTCCCCCTGAGGGGTCTGCCACGATGGACGCATGCGCGCACGCTACGGAGTACCCCTGGGAATCACGGCAGCCGCCGCGGTCGGCCTCGCCTACGCCGCCGGCGTCGAGACCCGCTCCTTCCGGCTCCGACGGCTGA